The DNA segment CGTTGGAAAGGACGACGATGTCATCGGGACGCGCGGGGTCGAAGGTCTGCACGGCCACCCGCCAGCCGTCGCGCTCAGGCGGCGCGTCACCCAGCCGGATTTCCCCTCCTGCGGCGATCATCGCCCTGCGGATGCCGTGTTCCGCCAGGGACTCCAGCATCAGGTCGGCGGCGTAGCCCTTGGCCACCGCGCCGAGGTCGAAAGCCATGTTCTCCCGGTGCAGGGTGATGGTCTGCGATTCCGGATCGAGCGTGAAGTTCCGCCATCCCGTGCGCTCGCGGGCGGATCGGAGCTTTTCCGCATCCGGCAGGCGGCGCTGGTCCCGTGTCTCCCTCCAGAGCCGGGTGAGGGGCCCCAGCGTCGGGTCGAAGGCTCCGCCAGTCGCCTCGGCCATGCGGCGGGAATGCTCGAGCAACCCGTAGAGCAACGGAGAGAGTGGGATGGGTTTGGCGACGGGCATTGAGGAAAGCATCGAAAGCTCGCTTTCCGGCAGGTAGTCGGAAGCGGTGGCGTTGAGTTCCTCCGCGACCCGGAAAGCGGCGTTGGCCACCTTGGTCGCTGTCTCCCTGTCGTCCGCATGACAG comes from the Luteolibacter sp. SL250 genome and includes:
- a CDS encoding FAD:protein FMN transferase; protein product: MSFRFLLLVLPPLLAALPASAEKFRFERPLMGTRFMVVCHADDRETATKVANAAFRVAEELNATASDYLPESELSMLSSMPVAKPIPLSPLLYGLLEHSRRMAEATGGAFDPTLGPLTRLWRETRDQRRLPDAEKLRSARERTGWRNFTLDPESQTITLHRENMAFDLGAVAKGYAADLMLESLAEHGIRRAMIAAGGEIRLGDAPPERDGWRVAVQTFDPARPDDIVVLSNAAVSTSGDLYQSVEIDGIRYSHILSPPTGLGLKQRVAAMVIADEAKLSDALSTAACVLGPDSSEQLRHFPGLRELKVMTPQESLVRIPGNIPSTH